One Legionella hackeliae DNA segment encodes these proteins:
- the xseA gene encoding exodeoxyribonuclease VII large subunit has product MQQDLPALTVTQLNRQIRFWLENEVGEVVVLGELSNLSKPSSGHFYFTLKDASAQLRCVYFRNYHSAQSRQFKDGQQVLAQGKLSLYEARGDYQLIVHSLTEAGLGELYRQFEELKEKLQSQGLFAAERKKTIPRFPSIIGIITSSTGAALHDILTTLARRYPLAIVKIYASEVQGKDAAQQLIKAINKANQDKQADVLILARGGGSIEDLWAFNNEQLALTISQSTIPIVTGIGHETDFTIADFVADLRAATPTAAAEAVTPNQFELIVALQTLERRAMSLIARLTQHKKLLLSHKMAKILSPQQLISKHWQAIDFLERQLYQSMQNLLRKQKTQLTLLLTKLQANNPQTLLRQLQNQIHTIEQRLIQLITIKLSRLKQTFTAQLATLHAVSPLATLDRGYAIASIDEKVLYHSSQVKKGDQIHVRLAQGSLNCEVINKRDKP; this is encoded by the coding sequence ATGCAACAAGATTTACCAGCGCTCACAGTGACCCAACTCAATCGTCAAATTCGCTTTTGGTTGGAAAATGAAGTTGGTGAAGTAGTTGTACTTGGGGAATTATCTAATTTAAGTAAACCAAGCTCCGGACATTTTTACTTTACGCTAAAAGATGCTTCAGCACAGTTGCGGTGTGTCTATTTTCGTAATTATCATTCCGCACAGAGTAGACAATTTAAAGATGGTCAACAAGTTTTGGCGCAAGGAAAACTAAGCCTTTATGAAGCGCGTGGTGATTATCAACTCATTGTACACTCACTAACTGAAGCAGGGTTAGGAGAACTCTACCGACAATTTGAAGAGTTAAAAGAAAAACTTCAGTCACAAGGATTATTTGCAGCAGAAAGAAAAAAAACTATCCCTCGTTTTCCTTCAATAATAGGTATAATTACCTCATCCACTGGTGCAGCCCTACACGACATACTCACTACCTTAGCCAGACGATACCCATTGGCTATCGTAAAGATATACGCCAGCGAGGTACAAGGTAAAGACGCCGCACAGCAGCTTATCAAAGCAATCAATAAGGCAAACCAGGATAAACAAGCGGATGTCCTTATTCTTGCAAGAGGTGGCGGAAGCATTGAGGATTTGTGGGCTTTTAATAACGAACAGCTCGCTTTGACAATAAGTCAAAGCACTATACCTATTGTTACAGGAATTGGGCATGAAACTGATTTTACCATCGCCGATTTTGTTGCCGATTTAAGAGCTGCAACCCCTACAGCCGCTGCTGAAGCCGTTACACCAAACCAATTCGAGTTAATCGTTGCCCTCCAAACACTTGAACGTCGAGCCATGTCTTTGATAGCACGCTTAACTCAACATAAAAAACTTCTGCTATCCCACAAAATGGCTAAAATTTTGTCTCCTCAACAGCTTATTAGCAAGCATTGGCAGGCCATTGATTTTTTAGAGCGACAACTCTACCAATCCATGCAGAATTTATTAAGAAAACAAAAGACGCAACTAACATTACTACTTACTAAATTACAGGCCAATAATCCCCAAACATTACTGCGGCAATTACAAAATCAAATTCATACAATCGAACAACGACTTATACAACTTATCACTATCAAACTGTCCCGATTAAAACAAACTTTTACAGCACAGCTAGCCACATTGCATGCAGTCAGCCCATTAGCTACACTGGACAGAGGTTACGCGATTGCATCCATCGATGAGAAAGTGCTCTACCACAGCTCTCAAGTAAAAAAAGGCGATCAGATCCATGTTCGTTTAGCTCAAGGTAGTTTAAATTGTGAAGTAATTAATAAAAGGGATAAACCATGA
- a CDS encoding M23 family metallopeptidase, whose protein sequence is MKDYFKFFRLIFFALSLIYSLFAMADALPENHAVNGGVTIIPIDIKQQPEIYYDNKKIAVIPSMKPNQWLLIVGIPLDKEQPIQELIMKKPYRMSIPFHVTDKYYATQYLTIKDQSLINPSPEDQARIDQETKEMGALYAQYTPTNPFAVKFTPPAHGPITSLFGLKRFYNNQSRPPHSGLDIGAPEGAPVHVIAKGNVVSAKEYFFTGNTVIVDHGMGLFSLYAHLKNMDVKVGDQLQQGQQVGIVGKTGRATGPHLHWSMIMNQTLVDPLLFVPVRIITAIPATDKTAQKPQKPALANH, encoded by the coding sequence ATGAAGGATTATTTTAAATTTTTCCGTTTAATTTTTTTTGCTTTGTCTTTGATATACAGTCTGTTTGCCATGGCTGATGCACTCCCGGAAAATCATGCTGTGAATGGTGGTGTTACCATTATCCCTATTGATATTAAACAACAGCCTGAAATCTATTATGACAATAAAAAGATTGCAGTAATCCCAAGCATGAAACCCAATCAATGGTTACTTATTGTTGGTATACCTCTGGATAAAGAACAACCTATCCAAGAGCTAATCATGAAAAAACCTTATCGCATGTCGATCCCTTTTCACGTCACTGATAAATATTATGCAACCCAATATTTGACCATTAAAGATCAGAGTTTAATTAATCCTTCCCCTGAAGATCAGGCACGTATTGACCAAGAAACTAAGGAAATGGGGGCATTGTATGCCCAATACACACCGACCAATCCTTTTGCAGTAAAGTTCACCCCTCCGGCTCACGGCCCTATTACCAGTTTATTTGGATTAAAACGATTTTATAACAACCAATCCCGACCGCCTCACTCAGGCTTGGATATTGGTGCACCTGAAGGCGCACCTGTTCATGTGATAGCCAAAGGGAATGTTGTCAGCGCCAAGGAATATTTCTTTACCGGAAACACAGTCATCGTAGATCACGGTATGGGTTTATTTTCACTGTATGCGCATTTAAAAAACATGGATGTAAAAGTTGGCGATCAATTACAACAAGGTCAACAAGTTGGAATTGTAGGGAAAACCGGACGAGCAACAGGTCCTCATCTACACTGGTCAATGATAATGAACCAAACTTTGGTTGATCCACTACTTTTTGTTCCAGTCCGAATTATTACGGCGATACCAGCAACTGATAAAACCGCACAAAAACCGCAAAAACCAGCATTAGCGAATCATTAA
- a CDS encoding rhomboid family intramembrane serine protease, with translation MLDEINHSLSVIIQQTQANMNILIIIVCIPWLVYFINVFFNNRLLYLGIIPRRLHGLFGILFAPLLHANFNHLFFNSIPLLVLSNFILINGLTYFLYVTVLITIFSGLLIWCFAKPGIHIGASSLITGYWGLLVSDILQQGTVTAIILGVISLYYFAGIFLGIFPSKKGVSWEGHLFGLIAGFATSYLMGYLGPV, from the coding sequence ATGCTTGATGAGATCAATCACAGTTTGTCAGTAATTATTCAACAAACACAAGCGAATATGAATATCCTTATTATCATTGTATGCATACCCTGGCTAGTCTATTTTATTAATGTATTCTTCAATAATCGGTTGCTTTATCTAGGAATTATTCCAAGACGGCTTCATGGTCTATTTGGCATTTTGTTTGCGCCCCTCTTGCATGCCAATTTTAATCATCTTTTCTTTAATTCAATTCCTTTACTTGTCTTAAGTAATTTTATTCTGATTAATGGTTTGACTTATTTTTTATATGTTACGGTATTGATTACTATTTTTAGCGGTCTTTTAATTTGGTGTTTCGCTAAACCTGGTATTCATATTGGAGCCAGCTCTTTAATCACTGGTTATTGGGGATTATTGGTCAGTGATATTTTGCAACAGGGCACAGTTACCGCCATTATTCTTGGGGTAATAAGTCTTTATTATTTTGCCGGGATTTTTTTAGGTATCTTTCCCAGCAAGAAAGGTGTTTCTTGGGAAGGGCATTTATTTGGATTAATAGCAGGTTTTGCCACCAGCTATTTAATGGGTTATTTAGGCCCGGTCTAA
- a CDS encoding ornithine cyclodeaminase family protein, translating into MSLTLFRLEDIKECISMKEAIETMERAFIQLATQDVIMPLRTPISIEKKNALTLTMPAFLPKQEALGLKVVSIFPNNVRKDLPSIYGTILLLNVNTGELEAIMEGTYLTALRTGAVSGLATKYLASEDAKHLAIIGSGVQAVTQLEAIAAVREIEKVSIWSRNRERAKLFAETIADHFEVKTYRNVKDAVKEADIICTATSSTEPLIHLQDIKPNVHINAIGSHTKEMREIANDILTKALVIVDQKKAVLAEAGEIIHAISSKALTKTRLKELGHMIQKNTTYYKKRLTVFKSVGLAIQDISIAQRVYQNAKEKRLGLKFEL; encoded by the coding sequence ATGAGTTTAACGTTATTTCGACTAGAAGATATTAAAGAGTGCATTTCCATGAAAGAAGCTATAGAGACTATGGAAAGGGCTTTTATCCAATTAGCGACACAGGATGTTATAATGCCACTGAGAACGCCTATCTCCATTGAAAAGAAAAATGCATTAACGCTGACTATGCCTGCCTTTTTGCCAAAGCAAGAAGCATTAGGTCTTAAGGTTGTTTCTATTTTTCCAAACAATGTAAGAAAAGACCTTCCCAGTATTTATGGAACTATTCTTCTTTTGAATGTTAATACAGGAGAATTAGAAGCTATTATGGAAGGTACTTATTTAACTGCTCTAAGAACAGGGGCTGTATCGGGTTTGGCAACAAAATATTTAGCGAGTGAAGATGCCAAACATTTGGCCATAATTGGTTCGGGTGTACAAGCAGTGACACAATTGGAGGCGATAGCTGCGGTGCGAGAAATTGAGAAAGTATCAATTTGGTCACGCAATCGCGAGAGGGCTAAGTTATTTGCAGAGACGATAGCAGATCATTTTGAAGTAAAGACTTATAGAAATGTGAAAGATGCCGTCAAAGAAGCCGATATTATTTGTACGGCGACAAGTAGCACGGAGCCACTGATTCATTTGCAGGATATTAAACCCAACGTGCATATTAATGCGATTGGTTCACATACAAAAGAAATGCGCGAAATTGCCAATGATATATTGACAAAAGCATTAGTCATTGTGGATCAGAAAAAAGCGGTTCTTGCTGAAGCTGGAGAAATAATTCATGCAATTTCCAGTAAAGCCCTTACCAAGACTCGACTTAAAGAATTGGGTCATATGATTCAGAAAAATACAACTTACTATAAAAAAAGATTAACTGTCTTTAAATCAGTCGGATTAGCAATCCAGGATATTAGCATTGCGCAAAGGGTTTATCAGAATGCGAAAGAAAAACGTTTGGGTTTAAAATTTGAACTTTAG
- the mfd gene encoding transcription-repair coupling factor, with translation MVKLVLNLPKIEKKQAWGQLYGCSLPLAIAEFCQQKTGITLLVTPDNLSAGQLLDELAFFLNKENSPELLYFPDWETLPYDQFSPHQDIISERLACLSRLQQVSNAIVISSTNTLMHRLCPPQFLHHHAFVLKEGQTLNLELFRHQLQEAGYHCVNKVLEHGEFAIRGAIIDVYPMGSVVPFRIELFDDVVDSLRQFDTETQRTIAKINDIQVLPAREFPLNERSITLFRRAFREQFSGNPSQCPVYEAVSEAQFPSGIEYYLPLFFEQTATFFDYLPKDASICLIEDIPEHAEQFWQEVETRYGQRSYDITRPILKPASCFLTPTELLTHANQYQQIRCHHETVDRKGIVFNFNIAKAPSLPIERQSENPLAKFCAYLTDKDKRFLIVAESAGRREVLLDLLKQASIIPKVQSSWKDFLNDDAPINITTGSLIYGTELTEQRLAIIVEAQLFGEQAIPQRRSSQKTVDPDLIIRDLAELRIDTPVVHLQFGVGRYKGLQTLDSNGTMNEFLVLTYAGDDKIYVPVTSLHLISRYTGMDSEHAPLHKLGSDQWSKEKKKAAEKIHDVAVQLLEVYAKREAKPGHVYQFPQNEYKRFASGFPFTETTDQLRAIEQIVKDMESSRPMDRLICGDVGFGKTEVAMRAAFIAVQNGKQVCVLVPTTLLAAQHFETFRDRFADFPVNIELLSRFRSSKESEKVIESLKSGQVDIVIGTHKLFSQETNFKNLGLLIIDEEHRFGVKQKEHIKSLRTHIDILSMTATPIPRTLNMAMAGIRDISLIATPPAKRLAIKTFWQEKSDYILREAILREILRGGQVYFLHNNVQTLERVCQDLQTLVPEAKVRGAHGQMRERELERIMSDFYHHRFNVLVCTTIIETGIDIPTANTIIIDRADKFGLAQLHQLRGRVGRSHHQAYAYLLTPNEKLLTSDAVKRLEAIVSLEDLGAGFTLATHDLEIRGAGELLGEDQSGNMQAIGFSLFMEMLDKAVNDLKAGKTPELATPMQQGPEIDLRISAILPDDYIADIHTRLIMYKRLANAKDKQQLRDLQVEMIDRFGLLPKPAKNLLLVTELKLLATKLGINKINAAQQQGKLEFSEQPVIDPAVLINLIQVHAKRYQLDGPTRLRFTLDNTSAEERIHEIQSLLIKLANKEMEW, from the coding sequence ATGGTCAAACTAGTACTCAACCTTCCAAAAATCGAAAAAAAGCAAGCCTGGGGGCAGTTGTATGGCTGCAGTCTTCCTTTAGCTATCGCTGAATTTTGTCAACAAAAAACAGGCATAACGCTATTGGTTACTCCTGACAACTTAAGTGCAGGACAACTTTTAGACGAGCTGGCTTTTTTCCTAAATAAAGAAAATTCACCTGAATTACTCTATTTTCCAGATTGGGAGACGCTACCCTATGATCAGTTTTCACCTCATCAAGATATAATTTCTGAACGATTAGCCTGTTTAAGCCGCCTGCAACAAGTTTCTAATGCTATTGTTATCAGTTCCACTAATACTTTAATGCATCGTTTGTGTCCACCGCAGTTTTTACACCATCACGCCTTCGTATTAAAAGAGGGACAAACATTAAACCTGGAACTCTTCCGCCATCAATTACAAGAAGCCGGCTATCATTGCGTTAACAAAGTGTTAGAGCATGGTGAGTTTGCAATTCGTGGTGCAATTATTGATGTTTATCCAATGGGAAGTGTAGTTCCTTTTCGCATTGAGTTATTTGATGATGTTGTTGATAGCTTACGTCAATTTGACACTGAGACTCAACGTACTATTGCTAAAATTAATGACATCCAAGTTTTACCTGCTCGAGAATTTCCTCTGAATGAGCGGAGTATTACACTCTTTCGCAGAGCATTTAGAGAACAATTTTCTGGCAACCCAAGCCAATGTCCGGTGTATGAAGCAGTGAGTGAGGCACAATTCCCCTCAGGAATTGAGTATTATTTGCCTTTGTTTTTTGAGCAAACCGCCACTTTTTTCGACTACTTACCCAAAGATGCAAGTATTTGTCTGATTGAAGACATTCCTGAGCATGCCGAGCAATTTTGGCAAGAGGTAGAAACACGTTATGGACAAAGAAGTTATGACATTACTCGCCCTATTCTCAAACCAGCTAGCTGTTTTCTCACACCAACAGAATTACTCACTCATGCTAATCAGTATCAACAAATTCGCTGTCATCATGAAACCGTTGATAGAAAAGGCATCGTATTTAATTTTAATATTGCCAAGGCCCCATCGTTACCTATCGAACGACAGTCAGAGAACCCACTAGCAAAATTTTGTGCCTATTTAACTGATAAAGATAAACGCTTTTTAATCGTTGCAGAGAGTGCCGGAAGGCGCGAGGTTTTATTAGATTTACTGAAACAGGCCTCCATAATTCCTAAAGTCCAATCCTCATGGAAAGATTTTCTTAATGACGATGCACCTATTAACATTACTACAGGTTCGCTCATTTATGGGACTGAATTAACAGAGCAGCGCTTGGCAATTATCGTGGAAGCGCAATTGTTTGGGGAACAAGCAATACCTCAACGACGCAGTAGCCAAAAAACGGTCGATCCAGACTTAATTATTCGAGATTTAGCTGAACTTCGAATTGATACTCCTGTCGTCCACTTACAATTTGGGGTAGGACGCTATAAAGGATTACAAACCCTGGATAGTAATGGCACGATGAATGAATTTCTGGTCTTAACTTATGCGGGCGATGATAAAATTTATGTGCCTGTAACTTCGCTGCATTTAATTAGCCGATATACAGGCATGGACAGTGAGCATGCGCCTCTGCACAAATTAGGTTCTGACCAATGGAGTAAAGAGAAAAAGAAAGCGGCGGAAAAAATTCATGATGTGGCTGTACAATTGCTTGAGGTTTATGCCAAGCGTGAAGCTAAACCTGGACATGTTTATCAATTCCCGCAAAACGAGTATAAACGCTTTGCCAGCGGCTTTCCATTTACAGAAACAACCGATCAGTTACGCGCCATTGAGCAAATTGTTAAAGATATGGAATCTTCCCGTCCCATGGATAGACTTATCTGCGGTGATGTTGGTTTTGGAAAAACCGAAGTTGCCATGCGAGCAGCATTTATTGCCGTACAAAATGGAAAGCAAGTTTGCGTGTTAGTGCCTACTACTTTACTCGCTGCCCAGCATTTTGAAACATTCAGGGATCGTTTTGCAGATTTCCCCGTAAATATCGAATTACTCTCACGTTTTCGTAGTAGTAAAGAATCAGAAAAAGTGATTGAGTCACTTAAAAGTGGGCAAGTCGATATTGTCATTGGTACTCATAAATTGTTCTCTCAAGAGACTAATTTTAAGAATTTAGGCTTGCTTATTATCGATGAAGAACATCGTTTTGGCGTTAAACAAAAAGAACATATTAAATCATTACGTACCCATATTGATATTTTATCAATGACAGCAACCCCGATTCCCAGAACATTAAATATGGCCATGGCTGGTATACGCGATATCTCTCTAATTGCGACCCCGCCAGCAAAAAGATTGGCGATTAAAACGTTCTGGCAAGAAAAAAGTGATTACATTTTACGCGAAGCAATACTGCGTGAAATTTTGCGCGGCGGCCAGGTTTATTTTCTTCATAATAATGTGCAAACCCTCGAGCGGGTTTGCCAGGATTTACAAACCCTGGTACCAGAAGCTAAAGTTCGCGGTGCTCATGGTCAGATGAGAGAGCGAGAATTAGAGCGGATTATGTCTGATTTTTATCACCATCGTTTCAATGTGCTCGTTTGCACAACGATTATTGAGACAGGAATCGATATCCCCACGGCAAATACTATTATTATTGATAGAGCAGATAAATTTGGCTTAGCACAACTTCACCAATTACGTGGTCGTGTAGGTCGCTCACATCATCAAGCCTATGCCTATTTATTAACCCCTAATGAAAAGTTATTAACTTCTGACGCAGTAAAACGTCTTGAAGCTATTGTTTCTTTGGAAGACTTAGGTGCAGGATTCACACTTGCTACGCATGATCTGGAAATTCGGGGGGCTGGTGAGCTCTTAGGCGAAGATCAAAGTGGTAACATGCAAGCTATCGGCTTCAGTTTATTTATGGAAATGCTTGATAAAGCGGTGAATGATTTAAAGGCGGGCAAAACACCCGAATTGGCAACCCCCATGCAACAAGGTCCTGAGATCGATTTGCGTATAAGTGCCATCCTCCCTGATGACTATATTGCTGATATACATACTCGTTTGATTATGTATAAGCGTTTGGCGAATGCTAAAGATAAGCAGCAATTGCGCGATTTACAGGTAGAGATGATTGACCGATTCGGTTTACTACCAAAACCTGCCAAAAATCTTTTACTCGTTACCGAACTTAAGCTGTTAGCTACAAAATTAGGGATTAATAAAATTAATGCCGCACAACAGCAAGGGAAACTTGAATTTAGTGAACAACCGGTAATTGATCCAGCCGTTTTAATCAATCTTATCCAAGTCCATGCCAAACGTTATCAGCTTGATGGTCCTACTCGCCTGAGATTTACGTTAGATAATACTTCTGCTGAAGAGCGTATTCATGAAATTCAATCCTTGCTGATTAAATTAGCGAATAAAGAAATGGAATGGTAA
- a CDS encoding DUF5617 domain-containing protein has translation MSYLLPINLNHYKKKIKDRTTFLIDSSSQEIPDDPLFSCYEDSEEIRLISKETLETFQKNLDEVRKLIQRHGSDGSQISIALEALGESDDLSLLQQKYKEILLKKTGQNIMAIRQFCLFMDVLVFSARTTPYFFDTIFSQNSPVLHDEIIEIVILANQTPTHYMSLSDFLTLLQIHQESLIQENRKKLLHNGEALGETTVVCPYTRKKISVSASLETADVAKDFLAIFVALYTLADLPFSELKAHESKDYLYQAQETLLRYLKNPTVFTFTETQRKFLDELGINDVKNQLNQLAVHNRLNCQPVYNRYNHLWENQANEETTIEENALKLLIDYNKQNWILPSVGLFFTGHWRRHHYGIVAKAIERLQRGDDLQSTLEELETAARIHPQFNEEGSLINRLNCIRYHYQEKAAFAASMEDEVPSLNTFGGS, from the coding sequence ATGTCCTACTTACTGCCTATTAATCTCAATCATTATAAAAAGAAGATCAAAGATAGAACTACATTTCTAATTGATTCTTCTTCACAAGAAATCCCAGATGATCCTCTTTTTAGCTGCTATGAAGATTCTGAAGAAATTCGCTTAATTTCAAAAGAAACACTTGAGACATTTCAAAAGAATTTAGATGAAGTGCGGAAACTCATTCAACGGCATGGTAGTGATGGGAGTCAGATCAGTATCGCATTAGAAGCATTGGGAGAAAGTGATGATTTATCCCTCTTGCAACAAAAATACAAAGAAATATTATTAAAAAAAACAGGACAGAATATAATGGCGATACGACAATTCTGTCTATTTATGGATGTTTTGGTATTTTCGGCGCGCACTACTCCTTATTTTTTTGATACCATATTTTCTCAAAATTCCCCAGTTCTACACGATGAAATAATAGAGATTGTTATTCTAGCAAACCAAACTCCCACACATTATATGAGTTTGAGCGATTTTTTAACTCTTCTGCAAATTCATCAAGAGAGTCTAATCCAAGAAAACAGAAAAAAATTATTACATAACGGAGAAGCCTTAGGTGAAACCACCGTGGTTTGTCCTTACACCAGGAAAAAAATCTCTGTTTCTGCATCATTAGAAACTGCTGATGTTGCAAAAGATTTTTTAGCTATTTTTGTTGCTCTTTATACTTTGGCTGACTTACCGTTTAGTGAGCTTAAGGCGCATGAGTCCAAAGATTATTTGTATCAAGCCCAAGAAACTCTTTTGCGTTATTTAAAAAATCCAACGGTTTTTACTTTCACTGAAACTCAACGCAAATTTTTGGATGAGTTGGGTATTAATGACGTTAAAAATCAGCTTAATCAATTAGCTGTTCATAATCGTTTAAACTGTCAGCCAGTGTACAATCGATATAATCACTTATGGGAAAATCAAGCAAACGAAGAGACTACGATTGAAGAGAATGCCTTAAAGTTGCTTATCGATTACAACAAACAGAACTGGATTTTGCCTTCAGTTGGATTATTTTTCACCGGACACTGGCGTCGTCATCACTATGGAATAGTTGCTAAAGCGATTGAGCGTCTGCAAAGAGGCGATGATCTTCAGTCAACATTAGAAGAGTTGGAAACAGCTGCTCGAATACATCCTCAATTTAATGAGGAAGGGTCCTTAATCAACAGGCTTAATTGTATTCGCTATCATTATCAAGAAAAGGCTGCTTTTGCTGCATCTATGGAAGATGAAGTGCCCTCTTTAAACACCTTTGGAGGCTCGTAA
- a CDS encoding DUF2513 domain-containing protein, which produces MKRNWDMIRNILLRVEELEPNALLTLDSFPNNEHPQISYHLEIMEEAGLIHGKIHKTPGGSPHGFHLIRLTWLGHDFLESVRSDARWEEIKKQLNTKELGMNIENIMAIAQALTQKLLP; this is translated from the coding sequence ATGAAACGTAACTGGGATATGATTAGAAACATCCTCTTACGAGTAGAGGAACTCGAACCGAATGCGCTTTTAACATTAGACAGCTTTCCAAATAATGAACACCCTCAAATCTCTTATCATTTAGAAATTATGGAAGAAGCAGGATTAATTCATGGCAAGATTCATAAAACACCTGGAGGTTCCCCTCACGGTTTTCATTTAATTCGCCTTACCTGGCTTGGACACGACTTTCTGGAATCTGTTCGCTCCGATGCGCGGTGGGAAGAGATAAAAAAGCAACTAAATACCAAGGAGCTAGGTATGAACATTGAGAATATCATGGCAATAGCGCAAGCACTTACCCAAAAACTCTTACCCTAA
- a CDS encoding Sel1 repeat protein, whose product MDMKKYILSVAISTLLLNSVYATTQEGEAAYNEQRYEKAFILLSDEASKGDPKAQYLLGRMYYYGQGVTYNPDKTEQLLLASANQGNVDAQVLLAGFYWYQETPDGYSKALQWYEKAAAQNNSDAQYALGYMYDHATGVPQNYETAMSWYKKAAAQGNSEAALSIGFMYDTGTGVPKDINEAITWYKKAADLGNPGALYNLGLLNKYGEGVPKDEAKAFEYFQQAADKGHAKSQLEVGYFYDTGKAGTADLQKAAYWYQKSADQGNPNAQFNIGDMYLYGDGVTKNLEQAVSWIRKSAEQGYGRAQNKMGVFYRDGIGVSANPVEAYAWFSVAVTNGFTDSSKSRDDLEKTLTPEQLQQAKDLANKYSEQFKMK is encoded by the coding sequence ATGGACATGAAAAAATATATTTTATCAGTTGCAATCAGTACCCTATTACTAAATTCAGTATATGCCACCACTCAAGAAGGTGAAGCAGCTTACAATGAGCAGCGCTATGAGAAGGCATTCATCCTCCTTTCTGATGAAGCATCGAAGGGAGATCCTAAAGCTCAATATTTACTAGGAAGAATGTATTACTACGGTCAGGGGGTTACCTATAATCCTGATAAAACAGAGCAATTACTCTTAGCGTCAGCCAATCAGGGGAATGTTGATGCTCAGGTGCTGTTAGCAGGTTTTTATTGGTATCAAGAAACACCAGATGGCTACAGTAAAGCACTTCAATGGTACGAAAAAGCTGCTGCGCAGAATAATTCAGATGCCCAATATGCTTTGGGGTACATGTATGATCATGCTACTGGCGTTCCACAAAATTACGAAACAGCCATGTCCTGGTATAAAAAAGCGGCAGCACAAGGTAACTCGGAAGCCGCATTATCCATTGGCTTTATGTATGACACAGGAACTGGAGTTCCTAAAGACATCAATGAGGCCATTACCTGGTATAAAAAAGCAGCCGATCTTGGCAATCCAGGCGCTTTATATAACCTTGGTCTCCTGAATAAATATGGAGAAGGTGTTCCCAAAGATGAAGCAAAGGCTTTCGAATATTTCCAACAAGCAGCTGATAAGGGACATGCGAAATCCCAACTAGAGGTTGGTTATTTTTATGATACTGGAAAAGCTGGAACTGCGGATTTACAAAAAGCAGCCTACTGGTATCAAAAAAGTGCCGATCAAGGCAATCCTAATGCCCAATTCAATATTGGTGACATGTACTTGTACGGCGATGGGGTTACAAAAAATCTAGAGCAAGCGGTTAGCTGGATACGCAAATCAGCCGAACAAGGATATGGTCGTGCACAAAATAAAATGGGAGTTTTTTATCGAGATGGTATAGGCGTCTCCGCTAATCCTGTAGAAGCCTATGCTTGGTTTAGTGTTGCAGTGACTAATGGTTTTACCGATTCAAGCAAATCTCGTGACGACCTGGAAAAAACATTAACCCCTGAGCAATTACAACAAGCTAAAGATTTAGCGAATAAGTACTCAGAACAGTTCAAAATGAAATAG